In the genome of Hyphomicrobium sp. ghe19, the window CGAGGGCGCGCGTAGAGCTAGAGAAATTATACAAGGCGACGAGGTCGAAAACATAATGGCGAAGATAAAAAATCTTACCGCGCGGCGCGAAGCCAGGGGAATGCGCAGCCAAGCAGGCAGCAACGATGGCTTCCCATCGATAGAAGAAGTGGTGGAGCTGCCGCCAGGAGGGCCGGAGCGATCTATAGGATAAGGACGATCCCAAGGGCGGACATCGAAACGCGCCCGGAACCGTCCATGTGGCCAGCCATGAAGTTGATAGGTCACCAAGGGTCACCAACTGGGACCCTGACTCTGGTTGCCCTGGTTACCCCCTATTCTCTACGTAAAGAATTTTTATAAATAAATATATATATTACAATAACTTAGCATATGGCTGGCGGTTTACCTAACCAGGGTCACCAAGGGTAACCAGTGGCTGGCTAGAAGGGTTGGTTACCCCTCCAGCAGTTGCCTTTTCAGGGAGCATGGTGTGCCACACGCCGTCGATCTGTTCGCTAACGAGGCCAAGAGCTTTTCTGACTCGCGTAAGCGTCCCGCCTCTGATCGATAGCTGCTCCATTGCCTTATCGAAATCACGAACCGCCATGGTCCCTGAGTTGCTCTCAAAAAGCTCACGGGTGTTTTCTATGGCGAGCTGAAGCTTACCGCCTTCCTTCCTCTGATAGAGCACCTGCTCTGCGCTGACGTTCGACGTGAAGTTCTCCCATTCAACGCGAGATGTCTTGATGTCGTTTGGGAGAGTGACGCCGACGATGCGACAGCTATAGGAACGGCTACTGGGAGCAACGTTGTTCTTAAGCGTCGTAATGGTCAGCCGCTCTTTGTCGTTCACGTCGGATGAGACAAGGAATGCAGACCGTGCAGCCGCTGCCCAGGCCCCCGATCCTTGCAATCGATCCAATGGCGAGTTCTTGTCGCTCTTGTTCAAGTGCATGACTATGACGACCGACAGTCTGAATTCTTGAGCCAACGCCGCTAGCTTCGAGGTGATGTGTCGAATGTCCGTCACGTTGTTGTTGTCGGACTTGCCAAGGTGTGCGGTGATTGGATCGACGATGATCAACTTAACATCGCCAATTTCCTCGATGGCCTTGCGCAATCGAGTATCGGTATCTCGACCGAGAACGAAGTCCTGGTCCTCGACAACGTAGCATCGTTCTTTTTTTGCGTTACAGGCGACCAGCCTCGGAGCGACGGTGTATTCAGAGACGTCCTCAGAAGAGAGGACGACAACATTCCCTTGCTCTGCTGTGTCTCCTGTAACGGGCCACTTGCCGCCGTTGCTGACGATGGAAGCAATGCCAAGGGCCATAGTGGATTTGCCGACACCCGGTTCGCCAGCAATAATCGACAATGACCCCTTTGCAAGGATGCCTTCCCAAAGCCAATCAACCTTTTCAGGTGTGATGTCCTCAAGCACTCGATACTTCAGCTTTCCTTTTGGCGCTTCCGGCTCAGGCTCCTTGCGCTGTCGAGGATTTTTGGCTGCCGCGATCATTGCGGATCGAAGCGTCTTCTCAACTCCATTGGAGCCGCCGCTCGTTTCGTCAAAGTACAGGCCGTTCTCCTTGGTCGCATTTCGCAATCCTTCGATTGCTTCCTCCGCGTTGATCTCACCTCCTGCCACCAACCGACCAATG includes:
- a CDS encoding AAA family ATPase, producing the protein MQTKTSNFLNEIYNLADQGFCVIPTKFKSKQPVVPWGKYDQQTKPQQHELRSWFSDGPEKNVSIKVGPSSTVVVLDVDDLQAFEDAKIKLPLTPTVKTSRGKHFYFKSPTGCKLRSVTELPYGELLGDNHLVSVPPSVHESGTAYEWIVRLDEVKIAELPSWLVDLGTRKYEDDGSLTVHPANDNAETTPYGRSALQQEIAKLSNTTDHRNNQANKSTFAIGRLVAGGEINAEEAIEGLRNATKENGLYFDETSGGSNGVEKTLRSAMIAAAKNPRQRKEPEPEAPKGKLKYRVLEDITPEKVDWLWEGILAKGSLSIIAGEPGVGKSTMALGIASIVSNGGKWPVTGDTAEQGNVVVLSSEDVSEYTVAPRLVACNAKKERCYVVEDQDFVLGRDTDTRLRKAIEEIGDVKLIIVDPITAHLGKSDNNNVTDIRHITSKLAALAQEFRLSVVIVMHLNKSDKNSPLDRLQGSGAWAAAARSAFLVSSDVNDKERLTITTLKNNVAPSSRSYSCRIVGVTLPNDIKTSRVEWENFTSNVSAEQVLYQRKEGGKLQLAIENTRELFESNSGTMAVRDFDKAMEQLSIRGGTLTRVRKALGLVSEQIDGVWHTMLPEKATAGGVTNPSSQPLVTLGDPG